The following coding sequences are from one Ornithodoros turicata isolate Travis chromosome 1, ASM3712646v1, whole genome shotgun sequence window:
- the LOC135366353 gene encoding DNA replication factor Cdt1-like, with product MRETKQASLTAYYSARKATFTPGVKHKGKETTQLLEKQILRTPKSDKVSRSSSSECQPVPSKRRRLSSAYRSPCKTPAQGVRDAANRDAQQLSARKRLYPQDGEVSNNKAAKIERTTKGADVSTGAASSGQGTSSERADKLENALKFDKVDMLQKLKASGKLGDLKEKLDIIQKTQNQLAELRLKKEQRKPSTESPAFVKYDHLTESGPPSLTLPYSYKVLNETFRCCDTVVSMLFNRKEICTFEKLKQSVEEMQKKRFGEKQLGQIKRVYPNSYEFAWEKVNTRGSGSNCLKLVITPLFYNATKRPETLSAVELLKRRKVFNCQLLAIVKRHHDSFLSKLDPPMAVPSELLTRWHPKFPLETIPEIEPAALPRSPQQTTCSSAKDVLDRFKGKMNERIEKALESIVQSRTDPTPVAEPTPSALKGVSADLLERIRQRETLKLVKEMTMKPETERERAQLSHLPEFIRIVRSLFLAEQKAALPRDELLRKVRDSYSTLMSEREVEALAEQASKVLPDWFKVLAIKRGVFVKIAKDKDVSDLVSRVKNKLNE from the coding sequence ATGAGAGAAACAAAACAAGCTTCTCTAACAGCGTACTACAGTGCGAGAAAGGCAACCTTCACACCTGGCGTGAAGCACAAAGGTAAAGAGACAACTCAACTTCTCGAAAAGCAGATTTTACGAACTCCGAAGTCTGACAAAGTCTCGCGGTCGTCCTCCTCCGAATGTCAACCTGTTCCTTCAAAGCGACGTCGCTTGTCCAGTGCCTATCGAAGTCCATGCAAGACACCAGCTCAAGGTGTACGGGATGCAGCGAACCGTGATGCCCAGCAGTTATCTGCGCGCAAACGGCTTTATCCTCAAGATGGTGAGGTGTCAAATAATAAAGCGGCGAAAATTGAACGTACAACAAAAGGAGCCGACGTTTCAACTGGTGCGGCGTCTTCTGGACAAGGTACGAGCTCAGAGAGAGCTGACAAGCTGGAGAACGCGCTTAAGTTTGACAAAGTGGATATGCTGCAAAAACTGAAAGCTTCGGGCAAGCTAGGAGACCTGAAAGAAAAGCTTGACATCATTCAGAAAACGCAAAATCAGCTCGCTGAGCTCAGGCTTAAGAAAGAACAGAGAAAGCCGTCAACAGAGTCACCAGCATTTGTGAAGTACGATCATCTTACAGAATCTGGTCCGCCAAGTTTGACTCTCCCCTACAGTTACAAGGTGTTGAACGAAACTTTCCGCTGCTGCGATACTGTTGTCAGCATGCTCTTCAACCGTAAGGAGATTTGCACATTTGAAAAGCTGAAGCAGTCTGTGGAAGAGATGCAGAAAAAGCGCTTCGGCGAAAAACAGCTCGGTCAAATCAAGAGGGTATATCCAAACTCTTACGAGTTTGCATGGGAGAAAGTGAACACGCGAGGAAGCGGATCAAACTGCCTCAAGCTAGTCATCACACCACTGTTCTACAATGCCACAAAGCGTCCAGAAACGCTCTCTGCCGTGGAACTGCTTAAACGACGCAAGGTATTCAACTGCCAGCTGCTTGCCATCGTGAAACGTCATCACGATAGCTTTCTGTCCAAGCTGGACCCTCCGATGGCTGTTCCTTCAGAGTTGCTGACACGCTGGCATCCAAAGTTTCCGTTGGAGACCATTCCGGAGATTGAGCCTGCAGCCCTTCCGCGCTCTCCACAGCAGACAACCTGTTCGTCCGCGAAGGACGTTCTAGACAGGTTCAAAGGGAAAATGAACGAACGGATCGAGAAAGCTCTCGAAAGCATAGTCCAGTCACGAACGGACCCAACACCTGTAGCAGAACCAACGCCCTCTGCGCTGAAAGGAGTTTCTGCTGACTTATTAGAACGCATCCGGCAGCGCGAGACTCTGAAGCTGGTGAAGGAAATGACAATGAAGCCAGAGACCGAAAGAGAGCGTGCACAGCTGTCTCACCTGCCGGAGTTTATTCGAATCGTGAGATCTCTGTTCCTCGCGGAACAGAAGGCAGCCCTCCCTAGGGACGAGCTGCTGAGGAAGGTCCGCGACAGCTACTCTACACTGATGTCCGAGAGGGAGGTCGAGGCGTTGGCGGAGCAGGCGTCCAAGGTCCTTCCCGACTGGTTCAAAGTGTTGGCAATCAAACGGGGTGTCTTTGTAAAGATTGCCAAGGACAAGGATGTCAGTGATCTAGTTTCCAGGGTAAAGAATAAGTTGAATGAGTAG